A region from the Gemmatimonadales bacterium genome encodes:
- a CDS encoding DUF6582 domain-containing protein has translation MAHTTWHPHTEHGDLSTHDRDKLPDSVFAFPKQRKEPLTDASHVRTALARFDQVQDVSDSDRDLAFANIKQAAQHYGVDIAEDNWHQLGSHPHTKNAAH, from the coding sequence ATGGCACACACCACCTGGCACCCGCATACCGAACACGGCGATCTCAGCACCCACGACCGCGACAAGCTGCCCGACAGCGTCTTCGCCTTCCCGAAGCAGCGGAAGGAGCCGCTCACCGATGCGTCGCACGTCCGCACCGCGCTGGCCCGGTTCGACCAGGTGCAGGACGTATCCGATTCGGATCGCGACCTCGCGTTTGCCAACATCAAGCAGGCCGCGCAGCACTACGGCGTCGATATCGCCGAGGACAACTGGCACCAGCTGGGCAGTCACCCGCATACGAAAAACGCCGCCCACTAG
- a CDS encoding DUF2723 domain-containing protein, translating into MKDSERPLEPPPYLWAAVTAFGVFAIYLVTLAPTTAFWDTSEYIAAAKVLGIPHPPGNPLFTLLAHTWGLIPWAESYAVRINLFAAATSAGASAFWFLVADRWLRAIVPVRWARYAAAFAGVLVGATSWTVWNQSTVNEKVYTVSLLSIALVMWLVVHWGDDEPGPHRDRWLVLIAYVMALSSTNHLMGLLAIPALAVYVLWTDWRVLTRPWVIIAILVAIAVGVSLNYLYLPMRAAQFPPINEGEPIGFFSKALSDVLNRVQYGKPSIFDRQAGFIGQLANFWQYYNWQFARDWGRLAGIATAIFTFLGLTGLWTLYKNDRRAGIAAAALLGTLTVALVFYMNFKYGFSQYLDRPDLSREVRERDYFFIGSFSAYGVFIALGFGALLGGVAEFFENRVKPSARWAAASPVLVLGLIPLFGNYLTASRAHETIARDFAVDMLESVEPYGILITAGDNDTFPLWYAQEVEGVRRDVTLANLSLMNTRWHLRQLRRRETPTFDPAEAAALWRQPPGGGNWTKPTTPVFSLSLADLDSLPEVTQVPEKGGIKVGDVQIAFGQNYLLLQDLATIFLIKDNLGKRPIYFSWSDGGYPDQTLGLSPYLVTQGMVRKLMPHLVAPNDSTVLSSALGYLDLPRTERLMWEVYHWKSAARDRPRGWVDTPSASILTLYTIVYQGAAEVLRKRGRTAEAAKADSIARAVQENIRKRGSTL; encoded by the coding sequence ATGAAAGATTCCGAGCGGCCCCTCGAGCCGCCTCCGTACCTCTGGGCCGCGGTGACGGCGTTCGGGGTGTTCGCGATCTATCTCGTGACCCTCGCACCCACCACGGCCTTCTGGGATACCTCCGAGTACATTGCCGCGGCCAAAGTCCTCGGCATCCCGCACCCGCCGGGCAATCCGCTTTTCACGCTGCTCGCGCACACCTGGGGGCTCATCCCCTGGGCCGAGTCGTACGCGGTGCGGATCAATCTCTTCGCCGCGGCCACCAGCGCCGGCGCGTCGGCGTTCTGGTTCCTCGTGGCCGACCGCTGGCTCCGCGCCATCGTGCCGGTGCGCTGGGCCCGTTACGCGGCGGCCTTTGCCGGCGTGCTCGTGGGCGCCACCTCGTGGACGGTGTGGAACCAGTCCACCGTCAACGAGAAGGTGTACACCGTCTCGCTGCTCTCGATCGCACTCGTGATGTGGCTGGTGGTGCACTGGGGCGACGACGAGCCGGGCCCGCACCGCGACCGGTGGCTGGTGCTCATCGCCTACGTCATGGCGCTGAGCTCGACCAATCACCTGATGGGACTGCTCGCGATCCCGGCGCTCGCGGTGTACGTCCTCTGGACCGACTGGCGGGTGCTCACCCGGCCGTGGGTCATCATCGCGATCCTCGTCGCGATCGCCGTGGGCGTTTCGCTCAACTACCTGTACCTCCCGATGCGCGCGGCACAGTTCCCGCCCATCAACGAGGGCGAGCCGATCGGGTTCTTCAGCAAGGCGCTGAGCGACGTGCTGAACCGGGTGCAATACGGCAAGCCGTCGATCTTCGACCGGCAGGCCGGTTTCATCGGGCAGCTCGCCAACTTCTGGCAGTACTACAACTGGCAGTTTGCCCGCGACTGGGGGCGCCTTGCCGGCATTGCCACCGCGATCTTCACCTTCCTCGGCCTCACCGGGCTCTGGACGCTGTACAAGAACGACCGCCGCGCGGGCATCGCCGCGGCCGCGCTGCTCGGCACGCTCACCGTGGCGCTCGTCTTCTACATGAACTTCAAGTACGGCTTCTCGCAGTACCTGGACCGGCCCGATCTTTCCCGCGAGGTGCGCGAGCGAGACTACTTCTTCATCGGCTCGTTCTCGGCGTACGGCGTCTTCATCGCGCTCGGGTTCGGCGCGCTGCTTGGCGGTGTGGCCGAGTTCTTCGAGAATCGGGTCAAGCCGTCCGCGCGCTGGGCGGCGGCAAGCCCCGTGCTCGTGCTCGGGCTCATTCCGCTGTTCGGCAACTATCTCACCGCGAGCCGCGCCCACGAGACGATCGCGCGCGACTTCGCGGTCGACATGCTGGAATCGGTCGAGCCGTACGGCATCCTCATCACCGCAGGCGACAACGACACCTTTCCGCTGTGGTACGCGCAGGAGGTGGAAGGCGTGCGCCGCGACGTGACCCTGGCCAATCTCTCGCTCATGAACACCCGCTGGCACCTGCGCCAGCTCCGCCGCCGCGAGACGCCGACGTTCGATCCGGCCGAGGCCGCGGCGCTCTGGCGCCAGCCGCCGGGGGGCGGCAACTGGACCAAGCCCACGACGCCGGTCTTCAGCCTGAGCCTGGCGGACCTCGACAGCCTTCCCGAGGTCACGCAGGTGCCCGAGAAGGGCGGCATCAAGGTGGGCGACGTGCAGATCGCGTTCGGGCAGAACTATCTGCTCCTGCAGGATCTGGCGACCATCTTCCTCATCAAGGACAACCTCGGCAAGCGGCCGATCTACTTCAGTTGGAGCGACGGCGGGTACCCGGACCAGACCCTCGGCCTCTCACCCTATCTCGTGACCCAGGGGATGGTGCGGAAGCTCATGCCGCACCTCGTGGCGCCGAACGATTCGACCGTGCTGAGCTCGGCGCTCGGCTACCTCGATCTGCCGCGTACCGAGCGGCTCATGTGGGAGGTGTACCACTGGAAGTCGGCCGCGCGCGACCGGCCGCGCGGCTGGGTGGACACCCCCTCGGCATCGATCCTCACGCTCTACACGATCGTCTACCAGGGCGCGGCAGAGGTGCTGCGGAAGCGCGGTCGGACGGCGGAAGCGGCCAAGGCGGATTCGATCGCGCGCGCGGTGCAGGAGAACATCCGCAAACGCGGATCGACGCTGTAG